One stretch of Suricata suricatta isolate VVHF042 chromosome 13, meerkat_22Aug2017_6uvM2_HiC, whole genome shotgun sequence DNA includes these proteins:
- the MAMDC4 gene encoding apical endosomal glycoprotein — MHLPGHLLPALVLLLGVLCPALTRSPRCQDPAPSLPDLLAWAPEQVNSVPGCLGFRGGDRPAPGHQAVPLLAAGSPGQAWVPNHCRAPSEAACNFVCDCPDCSDEAQCGYHGLSPAPGTPFACDLERDSCGWRDISTSGYRWLRDRAGATLEPLGPRSDHTLGTDLGWYMAVGTHRGKETSTAALRSPVLRDAAPTCELRLWYHTASGDVAELRLELTHRAETLTLWESSGPWGPGWQELAVATGRIRGDFWVTFSATRNATHRGTVALDDVVFRGCGLPTPQARCPLGYHHCGNTACVEPQQLCDGEDNCGDGSDEDMPTCGRHTVTDFETGLGPWNHLDGWARNHSAGPRPPAWPSRDHSHNSAKGTFLVSTAEPSTPAVLSSPEFQASGTHNCSLIFYYHLHGSEDGCLQLFLQIQSPGAPQGPVLLRRRHGELGAAWVRDRVDIQSEHPFRILLTGHTGPGGVVSLDDLILSDRCKPVPEVSRSPPGLPATAPWHQPSSLQPRDFCEPGHLSCGDLCIPPEQLCDFQQQCEGGEDEQECGTTDFETPTAGGWEDASVGRLQWGRLLAPDAHRAAAGHFLSLQRAWGQLASEARVLTPPLGPSGPQCELHMAYYFQSHPQGFLALVVVEGTNRELVWQAVGSTQGWRMDRVLLGARRRPFRLEFVGLVDLDGPGQQGAGVDAVALKDCSPTAATEKDSEVSCNFERDMCGWYTGHLTDAHWRRVQSRGPGYDHTTGEGYFLLLDPTDPPARGPGAHLLTQPQVPAVPQECISFWYHLYGPQIGTLRLVMRREGEAETLLWSRTGTHGNRWHEAWATLHHHPGSGAKYQLLFGGFRDGYRGTMGLDDVAVRPGPCWAPRRCSFEDSACGFSSGGQGLWTRQTNATGHAARGPRTDHTTETAQGHYMVADTSPQALPRGHSASLTSAEHRPLAQPACLTFWYHLSVRNPGTLQVHVEEAERRQVLSISAHGGFAWRLGSVDVQAERAWRVVFEAVAAGVEHSYIALDDLLLQDGPCPRPASCDFEAGLCGWSHLAWPGLGGHSWDWSSGDTPSRYPQPPVDHTLGTETGHFVLFETSVLGPGGRAAWLRSQPLPATQASCLCFWYHMGFPEHFYKGELRVLLSSARGQLAVWSAGARLRHQWLLAQVSVASAEEFQIVFEATLSGQPAMGPIALDDVEYLDGQHCQPPAPGPGDTAQATLVPAAVGGALLLLVLLVLLGLAGRRWLRKGGGPWRGDTAAVAPGFDNIVFNADGVTLPASVTDNQ; from the exons ATGCATCTGCCCGGCCACCTCCTGCCTGCCCTGGTCCTGCTCCTGG GTGTACTCTGCCCGGCCCTGACCAGGAGCCCCCGCTGCCAggacccagccccctccctccctgacctCTTGGCCTGGGCCCCAGAGCAGGTGAACAGCGTCCCAGGCTGCCTGGGGTTTCGGGGGGGGGATCGCCCTGCCCCAGGCCACCAGGCTGTCCCTCTCCTAGCAGCAGGGTCCCCGGGCCAGGCCTGGGTCCCCAACCACTGCAGGGCCCCCAGCGAGGCTGCATGCAACTTTGTGTGCGACTGCCCAGACTGCTCCGACGAGGCCCAGTGCG GTTACCACGGGCTCTCACCCGCCCCGGGCACCCCCTTCGCCTGTGACTTGGAGCGAGACTCCTGCGGCTGGCGGGACATCAGCACCTCGGGCTACAGGTGGCTCCGAGACCGGGCAGGAGCCACACTGGAGCCTCTGGGGCCGCGCTCAGACCACACTCTCGGCACAGACCTCG GCTGGTACATGGCTGTTGGCACCCACCGCGGGAAAGAGACATCCACGGCAGCCCTGCGCTCCCCCGTCCTGCGTGACGCCGCCCCGACCTGCGAGCTGAGGCTCTGGTACCACACAGCCTCTGGAG ATGTGGCTGAGCTGCGGCTGGAGCTGACCCACCGGGCCGAGACGCTGACCCTGTGGGAGAGCTCCGggccctggggcccaggctgGCAGGAGCTGGCGGTGGCCACTGGCCGTATCCGGGGCGACTTCTGG GTGACCTTCTCTGCCACCCGAAACGCCACTCACAGGGGCACTGTGGCCTTGGATGACGTGGTCTTCCGGGGCTGTGGGCTGCCCA CCCCCCAGGCACGCTGCCCCCTGGGGTACCACCACTGCGGGAACACAGCCTGCGTGGAGCCCCAGCAGCTGTGTGATGGAGAGGACAACTGTGGGGACGGCTCCGATGAGGACATGCCCACCTGCG GCCGCCACACAGTCACTGACTTTGAGACGGGCCTGGGCCCATGGAACCACCTGGATGGCTGGGCCCGGAATCACAGTGccggccccaggcccccagcctggcCGAGCCGGGACCACAGCCACAACAGCGCCAAGG GCACCTTCCTGGTCTCCACAGCTGAGCCCAGCACCCCCGCTGTCCTCTCCAGCCCCGAGTTCCAAGCCTCAGGCACCCACAACTGCTCG CTGATCTTCTATTACCACCTGCATGGGTCCGAGGACGGCTGCCTCCAGCTGTTCCTGCAGATTCAgagcccaggcgccccccagggcCCTGTCCTGCTGCGCAGGCGCCATGGGGAGCTGGGGGCCGCCTGGGTCCGAGACCGGGTCGACATCCAGAGCGAGCACCCCTTCCGG ATCCTGCTCACAGGACACACGGGCCCAGGCGGTGTGGTGAGCCTGGATGACCTCATCCTGTCGGACCGCTGCAAGCCAGTCCCAG AGGTGTCTAGATCGCCTCCTGGGCTCCCGGCCACAGCACCCTGGCACCAGCCGTCCAGCCTGCAGCCCCGGGACTTCTGCGAGCCAGGCCATCTTTCTTGCGGGGACCTGTGCATCCCCCCAGAGCAGCTCTGTGACTTCCAGCAACAGTGCGAGGGGGGCGAGGATGAGCAGGAATGCg GTACCACGGACTTCGAGACCCCCACAGCAGGGGGCTGGGAGGATGCCAGCGTGGGGCGGCTGCAGTGGGGGCGTCTCCTGGCCCCAGATGCCCACAGGGCCGCTGCTG GGCACTTCCTGTCCTTGCAGAGGGCCTGGGGACAGCTGGCCTCAGAGGCCCGGGTTCTCACACCTCCCCTGGGCCCCTCGGGCCCCCAATGTGAGCTTCACATGGCTTACTATTTTCAGAGTCACCCCCAAG GCTTCCTGGCCCTGGTCGTGGTGGAGGGCACCAACCGAGAGCTGGTGTGGCAGGCCGTGGGCAGCACCCAGGGCTGGAGGATGGACAGAGTCCTGCTTGGCGCACGCCGCCGGCCTTTCCGG CTGGAGTTTGTTGGACTGGTGGACTTGGAtggccctggccagcagggcgcCGGAGTGGACGCTGTGGCCTTGAAGGACTGCAGCCCCACGGCAGCCACTGAGAAGGACTCAG AGGTCTCCTGTAACTTCGAGCGGGACATGTGCGGCTGGTACACCGGCCACCTCACCGATGCCCACTGGCGCCGGGTCCAGAGCCGTGGCCCCGGGTATGACCACACCACGGGCGAAG GCTATTTCTTGCTCCTGGACCCCACGGACCCCCCAGCCCGGGGCCCCGGCGCCCACCTGCTCACCCAGCCCCAGGTGCCAGCAGTCCCTCAGGAGTGCATCTCCTTCTGGTATCATCTCTATGGACCCCAGATCG GGACCCTGCGCCTGGTGATGAGGCGGGAAGGAGAGGCGGAGACACTCTTGTGGTCACGGACCGGCACCCACGGCAACCGCTGGCACGAGGCCTGGGCCACCCTCCACCACCATCCGGGCTCTGGCGCCAAGTACCAA ctgcTGTTCGGGGGCTTCCGGGACGGCTACCGCGGCACGATGGGCCTGGATGACGTGGCCGTGCGGCCCGGGCCCTGCTGGGCCCCCAGGCGGTGCTCCTTCGAGGACTCAGCCTGCGGCTTCTCCAGTGGGGGCCAAGGCCTCTGGACGCGCCAGACCAATGCCACGGGCCACGCCGCCCGGGGCCCCCGCACTGACCACACCACGGAGACGGCTCAGG GGCACTACATGGTGGCAGACACGAGCCCACAGGCCCTGCCCCGTGGCCACTCGGCCTCCCTGACCTCAGCGGAGCACCGGCCTCTggcccagcctgcctgcctgACCTTCTGGTACCACCTGAGCGTCAGAAACCCAG GCACCCTGCAGGTCCACGTGGAGGAGGCCGAAAGGCGGCAGGTGCTCAGCATCAGCGCCCACGGAGGGTTCGCCTGGCGCCTGGGGAGTGTGGACGTGCAGGCCGAGAGGGCCTGGAGG GTGGTGTTTGAGGCGGTGGCCGCCGGCGTGGAGCACTCCTACATCGCGCTGGATGACCTGCTGCTCCAGGACGGGCCGTGCCCTCGGCCAG CTTCCTGTGACTTTGAGGCAGGCCTGTGTGGCTGGAGTCACCTGGCCTGGCCCGGCCTGGGAGGACACAGCTGGGACTGGAGCAGCGGGGACACCCCCTCCCGCTACCCCCAGCCCCCGGTGGACCACACTCTGGGCACAGAGACAG gtCACTTTGTGCTCTTTGAAACCAGCGTGCTGGGCCCAGGGGGCCGGGCGGCCTGGCTGCGTAGCCAGCCTCTGCCcgccacccaggcctcctgcctctgcttctgGTACCACATGGGCTTCCCCGAGCACTTCT ACAAGGGCGAGCTGAGGGTGCTCCTGAGCAGCGCCCGGGGCCAGCTGGCCGTGTGGAGCGCGGGCGCCCGCCTGCGCCACCAGTGGCTGCTGGCCCAGGTGAGCGTGGCCAGCGCTGAGGAGTTCCAG ATCGTGTTTGAGGCCACTCTCAGCGGCCAGCCGGCCATGGGCCCCATCGCCCTGGACGATGTGGAGTACCTGGACGGGCAGCACTGCCAGCCACCTGCACCCGGCCCAG GGGACACAGCGCAGGCCACCTTAGTGCCAGCCGCGGTAGGcggtgccctcctcctcctcgtcctcctcgtcCTGCTGGGACTGGCCGGCCGGCGCTGGCTGCGGAAGGGGGGCGGCCCGTGGCGGGGTGACACAGCAGCCGTGGCCCCCGGCTTCGACAACATCGTCTTCAATGCG GATGGCGTCACCCTGCCAGCTTCGGTCACCGACAACCAGTAG
- the PHPT1 gene encoding 14 kDa phosphohistidine phosphatase yields the protein MTPRDRSRAPRTRLPHGRPKPGPLREGPRAGRGGRAVGNMAAADLAQIADVDIDPHGVFKYVLIRVHAAPPSEAPAGKSKEIVRGYKWAEYHADIYDKVSGEMQKKGYSCECLGGGRISHQSQDKKIHVYGYSMGYGRAQHSVSTEKIKAMYPDYEVTWADDGY from the exons ATGACGCCGCGGGATAGGTCCCGGGCTCCCAGAACCCGCCTCCCGCACGGTCGACCCAAGCCGGGGCCGCTGAGGGAAGGGCCGCGGGCTGGCCGGGGCGGGCGGGCTGTGGGAAACATGGCGGCGGCGGACCTCGCCCAGATAGCCGATGTGGACATCGATCCCCACGGCGTCTTCAAGTATGTGCTAATCCGAGTTCACGCGGCACCGCCCTCCGAGGCCCCCGCCGGGAAGAGCAAGGAGATCGTGCGCGGCTATAAGTGGGCCGAGTACCACG CCGACATCTATGACAAGGTGTCGGGCGAGATGCAGAAGAAAGGCTATAGCTGTGAGTGCCTGGGAGGCGGGCGCATCTCCCACCAGAGCCAGGACAAGAAGATCCACGTGTATGGCTACTCCATG GGTTATGGCCGTGCCCAGCACTCAGTCTCCACGGAGAAGATCAAAGCCATGTACCCGGACTACGAGGTCACCTGGGCCGACGATGGCTACTGA